The proteins below come from a single Acidimicrobiales bacterium genomic window:
- a CDS encoding exonuclease domain-containing protein, translating into MSGTLQRSFDDLDTPLHRVTFCVVDLETTGGSPGSNSITEIGAVKMRGGEHLGTFQTLVNPGVTIPPTITLLTGITEAMLLPAPPLEAVLPTLVEFVGDAVLVGHNLRFDVSFLDAALHGDERPHIALRQVDTVALARRLLREEVDNCKLGTLAERFGLSHQPSHRALDDALATADLLHVLLERAAAFGVSALDDLLALPKMAAHPQAGKLRLTTRLPRAPGVFVFRDAQGRPLHVGRASDLRSQVRSYFSSDDGRRIGPLLRELHTVEHRRCTSSLEAGVLEARLRHSLSPRYDRPRTRWRSYRYVKLTDERHPRLTVARTASSDGAHYLGPLPSTGEARAVIDAIETVVPLRASAGEVDERTYQQLVEQVIVGLTERPDLLLDPLRQRVDRLAAEERYTEATVVRDRAAALAGALRRQRRLDSLRRAGRIVVELPDGSGAELSRGRLVRTWPEPSALDDVEVPPLGAPLPRELADEVGYVAAWLERYAGRVRLAEVDGVFTSRLPGLPSWPAPTASPEAPPLR; encoded by the coding sequence GTGAGCGGCACCCTGCAGCGCAGCTTCGACGACCTCGACACGCCGTTGCACCGTGTCACGTTCTGCGTCGTCGACCTCGAGACCACCGGCGGCTCCCCGGGCAGCAACTCCATCACCGAGATCGGCGCGGTGAAGATGCGCGGCGGCGAGCATCTGGGCACGTTCCAGACGCTGGTCAACCCCGGGGTGACCATCCCGCCCACGATCACCCTGCTCACCGGCATCACCGAGGCGATGCTGCTGCCGGCACCGCCGTTGGAGGCCGTGCTGCCCACCCTGGTCGAGTTCGTCGGCGACGCGGTGCTGGTGGGCCACAACCTGCGCTTCGACGTGTCGTTCCTCGACGCCGCGCTCCACGGCGACGAACGTCCGCACATCGCCCTGCGGCAGGTCGACACGGTGGCCCTGGCCCGCCGGCTGCTGCGGGAGGAGGTCGACAACTGCAAGCTCGGCACCCTGGCAGAGCGCTTCGGCCTGTCGCACCAGCCCTCGCACCGGGCGCTCGACGACGCCCTCGCCACCGCCGACCTGCTCCACGTGCTGCTCGAACGGGCCGCGGCGTTCGGCGTCAGCGCCCTCGACGACCTGCTGGCGCTCCCCAAGATGGCCGCCCACCCGCAGGCGGGGAAGCTGCGGCTCACCACCCGGCTGCCGCGGGCTCCGGGGGTCTTCGTCTTCCGTGACGCCCAGGGCCGTCCCCTCCACGTGGGTCGGGCGAGCGACTTGCGCAGCCAGGTGCGGTCGTACTTCTCCAGCGACGACGGCCGGCGCATAGGACCGCTGCTCCGCGAGCTGCACACGGTCGAGCACCGCCGGTGCACGTCGTCGCTGGAAGCCGGCGTGCTCGAGGCGCGGCTGCGGCACAGCCTGTCGCCCCGCTACGACCGGCCGCGCACCCGCTGGCGTTCCTACCGCTACGTGAAGCTCACCGACGAGCGGCACCCCCGGTTGACCGTCGCCCGCACGGCGAGCAGCGACGGCGCCCACTACCTGGGCCCGCTCCCCTCCACCGGCGAGGCCCGCGCCGTGATCGACGCGATCGAGACGGTCGTGCCGTTGCGGGCCAGCGCCGGCGAGGTCGACGAGCGGACGTACCAGCAGCTGGTCGAGCAGGTGATCGTCGGACTGACCGAGCGGCCGGACCTCCTGCTCGACCCGTTGCGCCAGCGCGTCGATCGCCTGGCCGCCGAGGAGCGCTACACGGAGGCCACGGTCGTCCGCGACCGGGCCGCAGCCCTCGCCGGCGCTCTCCGCCGGCAGCGGCGCCTCGACAGCCTCCGCCGAGCCGGCCGGATCGTGGTGGAGCTACCCGACGGGAGCGGCGCCGAGCTGTCCCGGGGCCGGCTGGTGCGCACGTGGCCCGAACCCTCGGCCCTCGACGACGTCGAGGTGCCGCCCCTCGGCGCCCCGCTCCCCCGCGAGCTGGCCGACGAGGTGGGCTACGTGGCGGCGTGGCTCGAGCGCTACGCCGGGCGGGTGCGACTGGCGGAGGTCGACGGCGTGTTCACGAGCCGTCTACCGGGGCTGCCGTCGTGGCCGGCACCGACGGCGTCCCCTGAGGCCCCACCGCTTCGATGA
- a CDS encoding TetR/AcrR family transcriptional regulator encodes MTNVSEPVGDPTRNRLLAAACEVFAEKGYDRAGVQEIARRAGFTTGAIYGRFRGKADLLLAAISEQSHDEFDELFAEYRRNAAEGRATDVLATVGSHLVTDEFDNGQALLLEAFVAARREPELADMLRRMVDEQARDLMLLTDAAKRAGHLDEGLDSFSVGRFCHALGLGFLLFGALDLERPDPAPWEQLIGRLIEAVGPQGTPSVPATTAAPVDGS; translated from the coding sequence GTGACAAATGTCTCGGAGCCGGTGGGCGATCCGACACGCAACCGCCTGCTGGCCGCGGCGTGTGAGGTCTTCGCCGAAAAGGGTTACGACCGGGCCGGCGTCCAGGAGATCGCCCGGCGGGCGGGCTTCACCACGGGTGCCATCTACGGCCGGTTCCGTGGCAAGGCCGACCTGCTGCTGGCGGCGATCAGCGAGCAGTCGCACGACGAGTTCGACGAGCTGTTCGCCGAGTACCGCCGCAACGCCGCCGAGGGCCGGGCCACCGACGTGCTGGCCACGGTGGGCTCGCACCTCGTGACCGACGAGTTCGACAACGGCCAGGCGCTGCTGCTGGAGGCGTTCGTCGCCGCCCGGCGTGAGCCCGAGCTGGCCGACATGCTGCGCCGGATGGTGGACGAGCAGGCGCGTGACCTCATGCTGCTGACCGACGCCGCCAAGCGCGCCGGGCACCTCGACGAGGGGCTCGACTCGTTCTCGGTGGGGCGGTTCTGCCATGCCCTCGGCCTCGGCTTCCTGCTGTTCGGAGCGCTGGACCTGGAGCGGCCCGACCCGGCGCCGTGGGAGCAGCTCATCGGTCGCCTCATCGAAGCGGTGGGGCCTCAGGGGACGCCGTCGGTGCCGGCCACGACGGCAGCCCCGGTAGACGGCTCGTGA
- the trpD gene encoding anthranilate phosphoribosyltransferase: MRLDEAGGWPGVLGILSSGRDLTFEEARAAMAEILAGSATSAQIAGFIVALRMKGETVDELRGLVDAMLAEADRVTLDVDGPVVDIVGTGGDRAHTINVSTLSALVVAGAGGRVCKHGNRAASSSTGSADLLEALGVRIDCGPAEVARCVTDAGIGFCFAPRFHPAMRHVGPTRGELGIPTAFNILGPLANPAGVGRLMIGVADAAMAERMVGVLAARDCERALVVHGDDGLDELTLSTTSTVVELREGKVETYSIDPTDLGLARAPSSELTGGKPELNAELARRVLAGEPGPRRDVITLNAAAGLLTAGIVDDLEAGVEVARAAIDGGHAQAALDRLVTASNAETE, translated from the coding sequence ATGCGGTTGGACGAGGCGGGCGGATGGCCGGGCGTCCTCGGGATCCTGAGCAGCGGACGTGACCTCACCTTCGAGGAGGCACGGGCTGCGATGGCCGAGATCCTCGCGGGAAGCGCGACCTCTGCCCAGATCGCCGGGTTCATCGTCGCCCTGCGGATGAAGGGCGAGACGGTCGACGAGCTGCGCGGCCTGGTCGACGCCATGCTGGCCGAGGCCGACCGGGTGACCCTCGACGTGGACGGGCCGGTGGTCGACATCGTCGGCACCGGCGGCGACCGGGCCCACACCATCAACGTCTCCACCCTGTCGGCGCTGGTCGTCGCAGGTGCGGGCGGGCGCGTGTGCAAGCACGGCAACCGGGCGGCCTCGTCGTCGACCGGGTCGGCCGACCTGCTCGAGGCCCTGGGCGTGCGGATCGACTGCGGCCCGGCCGAGGTGGCGCGCTGCGTCACCGATGCGGGCATCGGCTTCTGCTTCGCGCCCCGGTTCCACCCGGCCATGCGCCATGTCGGGCCGACCCGGGGCGAGCTGGGCATCCCGACGGCGTTCAACATCCTGGGCCCGCTGGCGAACCCCGCGGGCGTGGGCCGGCTGATGATCGGCGTGGCCGACGCGGCGATGGCCGAGCGCATGGTCGGCGTGCTGGCGGCACGCGACTGCGAGCGGGCGCTGGTGGTGCACGGCGACGACGGGCTCGACGAGCTGACCCTGTCGACCACGTCGACGGTGGTCGAGCTGCGCGAAGGCAAGGTGGAGACCTACAGCATCGACCCGACCGACCTGGGCTTGGCGCGTGCGCCGTCGTCCGAGCTGACCGGCGGGAAGCCGGAGCTGAACGCCGAACTGGCCCGGCGCGTGCTGGCCGGGGAGCCGGGGCCTCGGCGCGACGTGATCACGCTCAACGCCGCCGCCGGGCTCCTGACGGCGGGCATCGTCGACGACCTGGAGGCGGGCGTGGAAGTGGCCCGGGCCGCCATCGACGGCGGGCACGCGCAGGCCGCGCTCGACCGGTTGGTGACGGCGTCGAACGCCGAGACCGAGTGA
- a CDS encoding WhiB family transcriptional regulator — protein MKQSWRQQAACRGLDPAIFYPASDDDDDSDVAKDVCAECTVREACLEFALAVREKQGIWGGATERDRRRIVRQRRRAS, from the coding sequence ATGAAGCAGTCCTGGCGCCAGCAGGCGGCCTGCCGCGGGCTCGATCCCGCGATCTTCTACCCGGCGTCCGATGACGACGACGACAGCGATGTCGCCAAGGATGTATGTGCGGAGTGCACCGTACGTGAGGCCTGTCTCGAGTTCGCGCTGGCCGTCCGGGAGAAGCAGGGCATCTGGGGAGGCGCCACCGAGCGCGACCGTCGGCGTATCGTGCGCCAACGGCGTCGCGCGTCCTAG
- a CDS encoding DUF3501 family protein has protein sequence MPKLTLDDISDLRAYERERDEFRRSVIALKRLRRVPLGDFLTLVFENTQTIRFQIQEMARAEKLLSDAAIETELGIYNPLIPSPGQLCATLFVELTSKEALMEWLPKLVGIEKAVALRLSDGSLVPAVVDEDHERQLTREEITASVHYVRWDLTPDQVERFAAGPVELVVDHPDLQLATPLSPERAAELLDDLRNGG, from the coding sequence ATGCCCAAGTTGACCCTGGACGACATCAGCGACCTCCGGGCCTACGAGCGCGAGCGCGACGAGTTCCGGCGGTCGGTCATCGCCCTGAAGCGGCTGCGGCGTGTGCCGCTCGGCGACTTCCTCACGCTCGTCTTCGAGAACACCCAGACCATCCGGTTCCAGATCCAGGAGATGGCGCGGGCCGAGAAGCTGCTCAGCGACGCCGCGATCGAGACGGAGCTGGGCATCTACAACCCGCTGATCCCCAGCCCGGGGCAGCTGTGCGCCACGCTGTTCGTCGAGCTGACCTCCAAGGAGGCGCTCATGGAGTGGCTCCCCAAGCTGGTCGGCATCGAGAAGGCCGTGGCGCTGCGGCTGTCGGACGGTTCGCTGGTGCCCGCCGTCGTCGACGAGGACCACGAGCGCCAGCTCACCCGCGAGGAGATCACGGCTTCGGTGCACTACGTGCGCTGGGACCTCACCCCTGACCAGGTCGAACGCTTCGCGGCGGGGCCCGTCGAGCTGGTCGTCGACCACCCCGACCTCCAGTTGGCGACCCCGTTGAGCCCCGAGAGAGCGGCCGAACTGCTCGACGATCTCCGCAACGGAGGATGA